In Carassius auratus strain Wakin chromosome 41, ASM336829v1, whole genome shotgun sequence, the DNA window tcccattgcatcttgtcatcatgtacagagcagtgattacattttcatgcataatttgcacacctggtaagcagttgttgtaaacctcgtcgcagtgtctgcagggtgtacattttgttgaattcctgacatggcttagacttgttctccattttgttccacctgtatattgagattaggagcatgaaaacagcattattacaaagataaacattcagacatggcaactgagaaatgtaatgttatggcacctttttaaacctctaatcaaatCTGTAAAAGAAGATACTCAGTCAAGCCAGCTGGATTGTGCCCTCTTTCGAAAggagtctgtatacagtacagcagacttctgaatttggaacaaaccaaagacggacttagtaatgtagcatcacccctcctccaggatcacgtaaagaagaattttcaacaggacagcatctggcaactattgggtattacaaaaaaaataaaaaaaaaggtgtcagtgccatggttttgtctcaagatgcacatcagtaatgtgttttttttctttctaaatgcatgtttacaaaagctacttcaatgttctaaatttaactacagcctaatcctggcttaatccaagcactgtctgtgaaactagacctaaaagttataaggaattatgaaccggtccattatattttgtatagataacaataaaaaaaaaataaaaaaaataattgttttgcattcacatgcttacaacttcaactggtacacagaacagttctgcacatgcatagtattagagaaaacacacctcaatagtgcaaaaaaaaaaaaacttattttaagaactcttaagttaatgtatatcacacaatctcctgaaagacttaacatgcaaaaatatatggttagtgttgcaaatgtatcttctatcattccagtcaaacaacattcttttatattattcaatagactgttaacacgctaacaaacgttaatatttaatggtacgtcaaacgtaatttgaagttaatggtaggcccctaacaaggtacacaaacaacgttgctaccactaattagatttcattgaacaattaaaccaaagtagacaccaagtctaccaagtcgttcaccaagataccaattaaaatcaaacttacaacgcaaaaaaacattaattactccgatgaccaatttctgaacttaccgtttgatcaatcgcaaccattactgaagcgtttgggtgcagttatatctgattggttgcgcccacgttggtcgatactgattggcttccaccgaatggcaggtcccgcctaccatccggctgacagttactgccttccggctgtcagttactgccttccggctgtcaatggcagccacttcctgctgccagctgccgattttttatctgaacccctGCTGATATAGAGTGGCACTAAATGTTAAAGCAACTAACAAGTACGTTAACGTTAAGttgtacactgctgttcaaaagttaggTATCAGTacgatttgtaatgttttttttttttaagtagtttctTCTACTCATCATGGCTGCATTAATTTCATCAGAAAAACtagtagtaatattgtgaagtattattgaaatttaaaataatgttgttctattttaatatactttaaaatataacgtattgctgtgaccaaagctgaatttccagtcttcgttgttacatgatctttcagaaatcattctattatgtcaatttattatcAATGGTGGAAACACTTTTTCTTCATGTGATAATTTTTTAAGGATTTGTTGATGAATAAAACGAATGTCTGATGAAAGTCCTGCTTTGCACCGCATAAATAATTTATATCTGATTTTAAATGGTAttgatattttgcaatattactgttattaccaAATGCAACCATGATGAACACAACAGAATTCTTTAAATACATCAGAAACcctactgatcccaaacttctgaacagcacTGTATATGCTctgacacattttaattttattttttcctttttaaaactaaatttaaattaaattaattaaatgtattcattttattgagctatttgcattatttaatttatttaagttaaaatgTGTAGTATGTTTTTCAgtttatattgttaatatttatcttgtttaatttatctaaaaatctaaaaagaaaTTGTACGTTAAAGCTCTGAAGAAAGCGGAACTAAATTGCTTTTCAAAGAAGGAGGGACACATTTTTTCAGCGAACAAGCTTCGAACCGGAAGTGTTCATGGAAGTTTCGTAAACGCGGTTTGAATCTGTTTTCTTACTCCCCTTTGGTATGAACGACTTTTACGTTTTACGAAGCTAATAGGCAAGCTCAGTTCGTAATGGACAACAGGAGACGACACAGAGAATCTCCTGTACGGGATGTAAAGACAAAAATTAAGCAAGAAAAAGTGAGTCCCACGCGGCCTCCGCGGCTCCGCCGATCCAGTTCAGGCTCCAGCCGAGGCAGCAGCAGCCCTCCCCCGAGACGACGAGACAGCAGGTGAGCGCCTTACACCCCACACACAGCCTGACAGATGTGTTTATCTTCATGACACCTCAGCCGAATAAACAAGAGTGCACATTTTTAACTGGATATTCAGTTAACCACATTGTAGTTTTGTAGTCATAAGTTTCTTACAAGATTCTTCGTGAACTGTATTTGTAGATCACCTGACAGAAGAAAGGCCAGGTCGCCCGCGAAGAGTGCGCGTTCCTCGGGCAGACAGCAGGAGAGGTCACCTCGAGCTCGGAGGAGTAGAAGCCCGCAGCGCAGCACTGACGTGAGGTTAAAGCGGGTGAGTTAATCTATACATATCAGCGAACAAACTAGGCATTATCATAAATAGACGAAAAAGCTGTCAGAGTTAGAGAGCATAGAGGGCTCTGGCACAAATACTTAGGGAGAAATATGCAATTAAACATAATTTGACCTTTTAATTTGTATCAGGCTACAATatactatttaatattaatttaaaacattaatattgttgttattattactgctttatatatatatatatatatatatatatatatatatatatatatatatatatatatatatatgtatatatgtatgtgtgtgtgtgtttgtccctacatatatatgattttattatattaagcAATATTTATTGTTGTTAACAATGTTATTGTATAAATTTGTAATGTATaaacatacatattatatatatatatatatatatatatataatgtttataaataaaggattgttaaatgatttatttcatttaattgcatccaaaatacaagtttgtatttacatatgtgtgtaatgtgtgtatttattatgcatatataaatacaaacacatgcatgtttaagaaatatatttataagtgtatgtaaaatgtataattttttatgtatatatttacacattttaaatagtttagaatatatataattttaaggcattttatattacatttatatcaaatgtgaatttattacgatgtaatagtttttaaaatataatcattattatgattattattattgagagcaactaaaaatgtgtttcaaataatGGAGATTTTGCTTTCATAACAGGAGCAAGATGATCACAGAGGCTCCGAAAGTCATAGGCATCGAGAGAGAAGGGATGACTCGCATGATCGCAGGATgaaaagggagggagagaggccTCGGCAAAGAGAGCGAGACCGAGAACAGGACAGGAATCGGGGAAGAGACCGGGATGCCCACATACAGCAGCAACAGCAGGCTGAGAGGGAGCGGCATAATGAACAGCGGCAGGAGAATCGGCTCAGACGAGAGGCTCAGAGTGGAAGTGGTGATGAGGCACAAGAGTTCGGCAGTAAACAGGCTGATGATTCTGCACCTGCAGTGGAGAAGGAAAAGCCCAACTTTGAACTATCAGGCGCCTTGGTGGAAGATACCAATACGTTCAGGGGGGAGGTGATCAAGTATAATGAGCCTCCCGAGGCCCGAATACCTAAACGAAGATGGCGTTTGTACCCGTTCAAGAATGATGAGCCACTTCCAGTCATGTACATCCACAGACAGAGTGCGTATCTACTTGGAAGACAGAGGAAGATTGCAGACATTCCTATCGACCACCCTTCTTGTTCCAAACAGCATGCTGTTTTTCAGTACAGGTCAGAACAACAAgaaaatagatttattaaatGGTTAAAGAGATAGCCCAAAAactaaaattgtcattatttattctccctcatgtcattccaaatctgaaTGACGTTGTTTgcttcttctgttgagcacacaagaagatattttgagtaatgttggcaaccaaacaaTTGATGGTATCCATTGACTAATATTATTTTCTTCTCCATTATATGAAAGTCAATGTACATCACAGTATGGAaaattaaaatagctttttttgctacattgcaactttaaaaaaaaaaaaaaaaaaaaattaaagagagaTTGTTGAATTCAAGTGTTAATTCCTTCTCATTGTGATTGAACTTTTGCCTCTGACTTTTCTCATCTCCAGATTAGTGGAGTTCACACGGGCTGATGGCACTACGGGCCGGAGGGTGAAGCCGTACATCATCGATCTGGGTTCTGGGAATGGAACCTATCTGAACAATCAGCGTATAGAAGCTCAACGCTACTACGAGCTCAAAGAGAAGGACGTGCTGAAGTTTGGCTTCAGCAGCAGAGAGTATGTGCTCCTTCATGAGTTCTCCGACACAACCGAGGTTGACGCAAagaaggaggaagaagaggatgaaGGCCTGGATGAGTAGTTCTCGCCTCAGAGTTTACCACAGTTACCTGTTGTCTGCTGGACTCTTCGAACGCGTCTCATCCGTAGGATCAGAACCAGCATGACTTTAATTCAGAATTTCCTTTTGGACAATGAAAGAATCTTGCTTTAGCCTACCCAGTTGTCTGTATGACTATTCTCAGGTGGATAGCTTTTGTATCCCATCAAACTGTGTACAGTGTTGTCCTTCAAAGCAAGTGCTCAATGCCAGAACTTAATCTTCAAAAAGCATATATTTTGGATACTCTTGAAGTAGTGAATATAATGTCCAGATTTGGTTACTGTAAATATCCTGGATGTATTTGATGTGAGCGCTTCTGTTTTAGTTTGTATTCTGTGCGATTAGACACATACTGGGTCCTGGTTAGCTGAACCAGATTTTTTGCACCAGATTATCATCCTCATGGTTATGTAGAAAAATCTGAGATTCATTTGAATATTGCATATTGAAAAAGACGGTGTCTTACTTTAGATAGTTTCTGTTCTCTCACAGTACATTCATATTTGATTTTTAGAtgttttgtattgtaaaataaaaatggataatgATGAATGTTGGCCTTTTTATTGACAGCATACAGTAAATGAGGAAATCTGAACGTGATCTCATTCTAACCTTCTAATTATGTATGCATTGAATATAGTGTTtaatcattaaacattttatacattattatagtatattaatatattagtatagtatattttatttgaatacttaaattacatttaagtataaCGATAAAAACTTACAAATGTTCgacaattaaataatgaaatcttTTATTAAAGCTCCTTTTTATTCTTCAATGTCTCTTAAAGACATAGttcacaaaatgaaaattgtcaacaCACCTTATTAGGTTAGGTTTGgtttttattgtcattgcaaATGTTTATACACCGACATTCTGTAGGAGCTATCTAATTAGCCGCATTAAAAGAAATGCAACAGTTTAACACttgacattaaaacacacatacaaaaaaagttattaaataatagaGCAATAAAGATACGAAACTGCAAGTCCTTTGTGCATTTTCCATGGAGGTAATTATTTCACAG includes these proteins:
- the LOC113059185 gene encoding smad nuclear-interacting protein 1-like, with amino-acid sequence MDNRRRHRESPVRDVKTKIKQEKVSPTRPPRLRRSSSGSSRGSSSPPPRRRDSRSPDRRKARSPAKSARSSGRQQERSPRARRSRSPQRSTDVRLKREQDDHRGSESHRHRERRDDSHDRRMKREGERPRQRERDREQDRNRGRDRDAHIQQQQQAERERHNEQRQENRLRREAQSGSGDEAQEFGSKQADDSAPAVEKEKPNFELSGALVEDTNTFRGEVIKYNEPPEARIPKRRWRLYPFKNDEPLPVMYIHRQSAYLLGRQRKIADIPIDHPSCSKQHAVFQYRLVEFTRADGTTGRRVKPYIIDLGSGNGTYLNNQRIEAQRYYELKEKDVLKFGFSSREYVLLHEFSDTTEVDAKKEEEEDEGLDE